In candidate division WOR-3 bacterium, the following are encoded in one genomic region:
- a CDS encoding DUF72 domain-containing protein: protein MQIRVGTSGWFYSWNPERTLDWYAANSGLNAVELNASFYRFPFPNQIKSWARKGAALRWAVKVSRLVTHVHQFNAAALEVWHRFADIFAPLDRRIDFYLFQLPPALTPRSRNRIEKFIQQAGLGSRLALEFRNREWFTSESSIWAQELGITLVSVDAPAASGLPPAVFCTSRAVYLRLHGRTGWYQHNYTPAELREIAGRIVSAAPDAVYVFFNNDQHMLANARQMLSILKRHARD from the coding sequence GTGCAGATCCGGGTGGGCACATCAGGCTGGTTTTACAGCTGGAACCCTGAACGCACCCTTGACTGGTATGCGGCAAATTCGGGACTGAATGCGGTGGAGCTGAATGCCTCCTTTTACCGCTTCCCGTTTCCCAATCAGATCAAATCCTGGGCAAGGAAGGGTGCGGCGTTGCGCTGGGCGGTCAAGGTCAGCCGGCTGGTGACCCATGTCCATCAGTTCAATGCCGCAGCCCTTGAGGTCTGGCACCGCTTTGCCGACATTTTTGCACCGCTGGACCGGCGGATCGATTTCTATCTGTTTCAGTTACCGCCGGCACTCACCCCGCGATCAAGAAACCGGATTGAAAAATTTATTCAGCAGGCCGGCCTCGGCAGCCGGCTGGCGCTGGAGTTCCGCAATAGGGAATGGTTCACCTCGGAATCCAGCATATGGGCACAGGAGCTGGGAATTACTCTGGTTTCAGTTGATGCACCGGCAGCAAGCGGGTTGCCGCCGGCAGTATTCTGCACCAGCAGAGCGGTTTATCTGCGCCTGCACGGCCGGACCGGATGGTATCAGCACAACTATACTCCAGCGGAGTTGAGGGAGATCGCCGGACGGATTGTGTCTGCAGCACCAGATGCGGTTTATGTTTTTTTCAATAACGATCAACACATGCTGGCGAATGCAAGGCAGATGTTAAGCATCCTTAAGCGCCATGCTCGAGATTGA
- the rtcA gene encoding RNA 3'-terminal phosphate cyclase: MLEIDGSYGSGGGQILRTALALSAILGRGFSISNIRARRPRPGLMPQHLASVRAAAGLCNARVRGGVLGSTELDFEPGSIQAGNLAVDVAGERGSAGAVTLVAQTVMPIMLFASQPCTATLRGGTHVPFSPVYEYLARVLIPFIGNLGYRAEARLCRAGFYPAGGGEVLLRTMPAQPPGTDRIVLAEPGRLKGLRVVSAVSRLPVSIAERQLKRLGMRLKKAALEAEVREVPADSPGTYLYLEAEYERITVGFSALGRKGKPAEAVADEVYEQFAAHEQTGCALDPHLADQCLIFLLLRNLPFTFTTSRVTDHLETNIWLLNCFLPDRKIELQVNQDRTGVVRAGCSR; this comes from the coding sequence ATGCTCGAGATTGACGGCAGTTATGGTTCTGGCGGTGGCCAGATTTTGCGGACCGCACTCGCCCTGAGTGCAATTCTGGGCAGGGGTTTCAGTATCAGCAATATCCGGGCACGGCGTCCCAGGCCCGGGTTGATGCCTCAGCACCTCGCTTCAGTCCGGGCGGCAGCCGGGCTGTGTAACGCCCGGGTCCGGGGCGGCGTGCTCGGTTCAACCGAGCTCGATTTCGAGCCCGGCTCAATTCAGGCGGGGAATCTGGCCGTGGATGTTGCCGGAGAAAGGGGGAGTGCCGGTGCAGTAACCCTGGTTGCCCAGACAGTTATGCCAATCATGCTTTTTGCTTCCCAACCCTGCACAGCAACTTTGCGGGGTGGGACTCATGTTCCGTTCAGTCCGGTTTATGAATACCTTGCGCGAGTGTTGATTCCGTTTATCGGAAATCTGGGCTACCGGGCTGAAGCCCGGCTGTGCCGGGCCGGATTTTATCCGGCAGGGGGTGGCGAGGTTCTGCTCAGGACCATGCCGGCGCAACCACCGGGCACAGACCGTATTGTCCTTGCTGAACCGGGCAGGCTGAAAGGGCTAAGGGTTGTCTCGGCGGTAAGCCGGCTGCCGGTAAGCATCGCCGAGCGTCAGCTTAAACGGTTGGGCATGCGGTTGAAAAAGGCAGCCTTGGAGGCTGAGGTGCGGGAGGTGCCGGCAGACAGTCCCGGGACCTATCTGTATCTGGAGGCGGAATACGAACGGATTACCGTCGGTTTTTCGGCGCTGGGCAGAAAGGGAAAGCCGGCTGAGGCGGTGGCGGACGAGGTTTATGAGCAGTTTGCTGCCCACGAGCAGACCGGCTGTGCCCTTGACCCGCACCTTGCAGACCAGTGCCTGATTTTTCTGCTGCTGCGGAATTTACCATTCACCTTCACGACGAGCCGGGTGACCGACCACCTTGAGACCAACATCTGGCTGCTCAACTGTTTTCTGCCGGATCGGAAGATCGAACTGCAGGTTAATCAGGACCGGACCGGGGTGGTGCGGGCAGGATGCAGCAGGTGA
- a CDS encoding 4-hydroxythreonine-4-phosphate dehydrogenase PdxA has protein sequence MRPPVGITLGDPAGIGPEIVIKALQQVAHRRLLLIGPAEVLKREAARLKVSLPPVALYDTGAVGDYQYGRVQKNCGVAALQALEAGATLLKQNRISALVTAPVSKSALRLAGFRFPGQTEFLAHRLHARRYAMLAWSPQFRVIFVTIHLPLARVARQITPARVREKIILLNEYLQLEGIEQPAIGVLALNPHADEFSLGEEQRIRQAIIQARRKKIRAEGPLPADSIFVNLDRFHGFVAMYHDQAMIPAKLLARGAGVNVTLGLNRIRTSPLHGVAFDIAGQHRADPGSMLAAIRLALKLSARF, from the coding sequence ATGCGGCCGCCGGTCGGTATCACCCTCGGTGACCCTGCGGGGATCGGCCCGGAGATCGTGATCAAGGCGTTGCAGCAGGTTGCTCACCGCCGGCTTTTGCTGATCGGTCCGGCTGAAGTGCTGAAAAGGGAGGCGGCGCGATTGAAGGTTTCGCTCCCTCCGGTTGCACTCTATGATACCGGAGCGGTCGGCGATTATCAGTACGGCCGGGTGCAGAAAAATTGTGGCGTTGCGGCACTGCAGGCGCTGGAGGCGGGCGCGACCCTGCTGAAGCAGAACCGCATCTCCGCACTCGTGACTGCGCCGGTTTCCAAAAGTGCGCTCCGGCTTGCCGGATTCCGGTTTCCGGGCCAGACCGAATTTCTTGCCCACCGGTTGCACGCCCGGCGCTATGCCATGCTTGCCTGGTCACCGCAATTCCGGGTAATCTTTGTCACGATTCATTTGCCACTTGCCCGGGTGGCACGGCAGATTACCCCGGCGCGGGTGCGGGAAAAAATTATCCTGCTGAATGAATACCTTCAGCTGGAAGGAATTGAGCAGCCGGCAATCGGCGTACTCGCCCTCAACCCTCATGCCGACGAGTTTTCGCTGGGAGAGGAACAGCGCATCCGTCAGGCAATAATTCAGGCACGGCGAAAAAAGATCCGGGCTGAAGGGCCTCTGCCCGCCGATTCCATCTTTGTCAATCTTGACCGGTTTCACGGGTTTGTCGCGATGTATCACGATCAGGCAATGATTCCCGCAAAACTGCTCGCCCGCGGTGCGGGGGTCAATGTGACGCTCGGACTGAACAGAATCCGCACCTCTCCCCTGCACGGCGTGGCATTCGATATCGCCGGACAGCACCGGGCTGACCCCGGTTCAATGCTCGCTGCCATCCGCCTGGCGCTGAAACTGAGCGCCCGTTTTTAG
- a CDS encoding ABC transporter permease — MNRLPRWWSRLRHYAGAVWAENIKEWKLELTYKADFARGLIDPVVYLLPYLLYGVALVGGRSSENLQRLVGTSDIITFITLGYVFIGFLNMALWAMGFSLRKEQFYGTLESVFAAPVPRWVFTMGMSLHSILHQLLMIAVQIIFILAIFSIRINPLGLLPTLLVIALMLVALYGIGMFMASFTLIFKQGWLVSEALSSILMILTPIAYPLAVLPAFMQKAALFVPTTYGILTARHFLMGEKISFTLHDALIRLALLSLLWVAFGLAVFALIERQTRRAGTLSHY, encoded by the coding sequence ATGAACCGGTTGCCCCGCTGGTGGTCAAGGCTGCGTCACTATGCCGGTGCGGTCTGGGCGGAAAACATCAAGGAGTGGAAACTGGAGCTCACTTACAAGGCCGATTTTGCCCGCGGGCTGATCGATCCGGTGGTTTACCTCCTGCCTTACCTGCTTTACGGCGTGGCACTGGTCGGGGGCAGAAGCTCGGAAAATCTCCAGCGTCTGGTCGGCACCTCAGATATCATCACCTTCATTACCCTGGGCTATGTCTTCATCGGTTTTCTGAATATGGCGCTCTGGGCAATGGGGTTCAGCCTGCGCAAGGAGCAGTTCTACGGCACCCTGGAATCGGTTTTTGCCGCACCGGTTCCCCGCTGGGTCTTCACCATGGGCATGTCCCTCCATTCCATCCTCCACCAGCTGCTGATGATTGCGGTCCAGATCATATTCATCCTGGCGATCTTCAGCATCCGGATCAACCCGCTCGGTCTGCTGCCGACCCTGCTGGTGATTGCGCTAATGCTCGTCGCCCTCTACGGCATCGGCATGTTCATGGCCAGCTTCACCCTGATCTTCAAGCAGGGCTGGCTGGTCAGCGAGGCGCTGTCAAGCATCCTGATGATTCTGACCCCGATCGCCTATCCGCTGGCGGTCCTGCCGGCTTTCATGCAGAAGGCGGCCCTCTTTGTTCCGACCACCTACGGGATCCTCACCGCCCGCCACTTTCTCATGGGGGAAAAGATCAGTTTTACCCTGCATGATGCCCTCATCCGGCTGGCGCTGCTTTCCCTGCTCTGGGTGGCATTCGGTCTGGCAGTATTTGCCCTGATTGAGCGCCAGACCCGGCGCGCCGGCACACTGAGCCATTACTGA
- a CDS encoding ABC transporter permease, giving the protein MPGRGVNTELRAVGAEFIKTMRIWFSYPIMLVFWAVFPLLWVLPYVFQGRALVGSGTSEAFRQLTGSGNYLAFVLIGAMISTFVFSALWGVGNSLREETYWGTMEYIIASPTHPLVILIGKTLAEWTWSTVMVLFQALIIALFFGVQFTLAKILPVLLLVILLMIGFYGFAIAFAGFTLLIKEVHGWVHTLEWIFFLFSPIRYPVQVNPITAAVSTLIPLTWALIAIRGIILLNRSEVNLYQTVLVLTLMDIALLTAGYFLFIYLERKTRRDGTVGMH; this is encoded by the coding sequence ATGCCGGGCCGGGGAGTTAACACGGAACTGCGGGCAGTCGGTGCCGAGTTTATCAAAACGATGCGGATCTGGTTTTCCTATCCGATCATGCTGGTCTTCTGGGCGGTATTCCCGCTGCTCTGGGTTCTCCCCTATGTCTTTCAGGGCCGGGCACTCGTCGGCAGCGGCACCAGTGAAGCCTTCCGCCAGCTTACCGGTTCCGGTAACTACCTGGCGTTTGTCCTGATCGGTGCGATGATCTCCACCTTTGTCTTCTCCGCCCTCTGGGGTGTCGGCAACTCGCTCCGCGAAGAAACCTACTGGGGGACGATGGAGTACATCATCGCCTCACCTACCCATCCCCTGGTAATTCTCATCGGCAAGACACTCGCCGAATGGACCTGGTCCACGGTCATGGTCCTGTTTCAGGCCCTGATCATTGCCCTGTTCTTCGGGGTCCAGTTTACACTGGCGAAGATCCTGCCCGTTCTGCTCCTCGTGATTCTGCTGATGATCGGCTTCTACGGATTCGCCATTGCCTTTGCCGGTTTCACGCTGCTGATTAAAGAGGTTCACGGCTGGGTTCATACCCTGGAATGGATTTTCTTCCTCTTTTCTCCCATCCGCTATCCGGTGCAGGTCAACCCGATTACCGCTGCGGTCTCCACGCTGATCCCGCTCACCTGGGCGCTGATCGCCATCCGGGGCATCATCCTGCTCAACCGGTCGGAAGTAAATCTGTATCAGACGGTTCTTGTTCTCACCCTGATGGACATCGCCCTCTTGACCGCCGGGTACTTCCTGTTCATCTATCTGGAGCGCAAGACCCGGCGCGACGGCACCGTCGGGATGCATTAA
- a CDS encoding ABC transporter ATP-binding protein, translating into MNGPYMTDNTHQLPDTALLCDNVVKFFRRGRGLKKKVVRALDGASLTVPPGELFGLLGPNGAGKTTLVRCIATLLIPDSGTIRLFGHDVFTDSLFCRQRIGLLTSGERTLYWKLSARDNLRFFAALYGLHGKDRDQRIDYLLELLGLREVANERLERYSSGMKQKVSLARALLHNPDILLLDEPTLGLDPQFGRFIRRFIKEELNRKQGKTILLTTHYMDEADELCDRIAFINRGKIVAIRTPAEFKREIPHKEILEVRCLGQPDTAGLKHLDGIEQVQADFRDGITTLRLVMPKAERVLSEVITLLQPQVRLLGIDVKEPTLEDVFIYMTGTSLAADTKEEIQ; encoded by the coding sequence TTGAACGGACCTTATATGACCGATAATACCCATCAGCTTCCGGACACCGCGCTGCTCTGTGACAATGTTGTCAAGTTCTTCCGCCGCGGCCGGGGGCTGAAGAAAAAGGTGGTCCGGGCGCTGGACGGTGCCAGTCTGACCGTCCCCCCGGGGGAACTGTTCGGACTGCTGGGACCGAACGGTGCCGGTAAAACAACCCTCGTGCGTTGCATTGCCACCCTCCTGATCCCGGATTCGGGCACAATCCGGCTCTTCGGTCATGATGTGTTTACCGACTCGCTATTCTGCCGGCAGCGTATCGGCCTGCTTACCTCGGGCGAACGCACCCTTTACTGGAAACTTTCTGCCCGCGATAACCTCCGTTTCTTTGCCGCCCTCTACGGACTCCACGGCAAGGACCGGGACCAGCGGATTGACTATCTGCTGGAGCTGCTCGGCCTGCGTGAAGTTGCCAATGAACGGCTCGAGCGCTACTCCTCGGGCATGAAACAGAAGGTCAGTCTGGCGCGGGCGCTGCTTCACAACCCGGACATCCTCCTTCTGGATGAACCCACGCTCGGCCTTGACCCCCAGTTCGGACGGTTCATCCGCCGGTTCATCAAGGAGGAACTCAACCGCAAACAGGGCAAGACCATCCTGCTCACCACCCATTATATGGATGAGGCGGATGAACTGTGTGACCGGATCGCCTTCATCAACCGGGGTAAAATTGTCGCCATCAGAACACCGGCAGAATTCAAAAGGGAGATACCCCACAAGGAAATCCTCGAGGTGCGCTGTCTCGGTCAGCCGGACACAGCCGGTCTCAAGCACCTTGACGGTATCGAGCAGGTGCAGGCGGATTTCCGTGACGGCATTACGACCCTGCGCCTGGTCATGCCCAAGGCCGAGCGGGTGCTGAGTGAGGTCATTACTCTGCTCCAGCCTCAGGTGCGGCTTCTGGGAATTGATGTCAAGGAACCGACGCTGGAGGATGTTTTTATCTACATGACCGGCACATCCCTCGCTGCGGACACCAAGGAGGAAATTCAGTAG
- a CDS encoding glycosyltransferase family 4 protein: MHILFINWRCPRNPLAGGAEIYLYEVCRRLLHRGYQITLLAEKYPGAAPVEELEGIRIIRLGGKWTFNWTVYRQLPSILRQGSFDLVVDDLNKIPFYSPWLTDKPVLVLLMHLFRKSIFHEVPAPLAAYIYFAESLIPIAYRHCRFVVISESSRQDVIRLGIPPEQIYVAPPGTDFERFRPVPEAPREPVILHVGRLKKYKSTDHLLSAARRLKEKGLDFRVVIVGDGDDRPRLEKLARKLQIADRVLFTGFVSEAEKISWYQRSAVLAENSIKEGWGLIVLEANACGTPVVVARSPGLVDSSRDGVNGLFYEYGNINELAEKLELLLTDAELRRRLGKQAIEWSHQWTWDGTADKINELIERTLYDR; encoded by the coding sequence ATGCACATTCTTTTTATCAACTGGCGCTGTCCCAGAAACCCCCTTGCCGGCGGGGCGGAAATCTACCTTTATGAAGTCTGCCGGCGCCTGCTCCACCGGGGCTATCAGATTACCCTGCTTGCCGAGAAGTACCCCGGAGCCGCGCCGGTTGAGGAACTGGAAGGTATTCGGATTATACGGTTGGGCGGAAAGTGGACTTTTAACTGGACCGTCTACCGCCAGCTTCCTTCAATTCTGCGGCAGGGCTCATTTGATCTGGTTGTCGACGACCTGAACAAAATCCCATTTTACTCCCCCTGGCTTACTGACAAACCGGTTCTTGTCCTTCTGATGCACCTCTTCCGGAAGAGCATCTTTCATGAGGTACCGGCGCCGCTCGCCGCCTATATCTACTTTGCGGAAAGTCTGATCCCCATTGCCTACCGGCACTGCCGGTTTGTAGTGATATCGGAAAGTTCGCGTCAGGATGTCATCCGGCTCGGCATCCCACCGGAACAGATTTATGTTGCCCCGCCGGGAACCGATTTTGAACGCTTCCGCCCGGTGCCCGAGGCGCCGCGTGAACCGGTAATTCTGCATGTCGGCCGGCTGAAAAAATACAAGTCCACCGATCATCTGCTTTCTGCTGCCCGGCGGCTGAAGGAAAAGGGGCTTGATTTCCGGGTCGTAATCGTCGGTGACGGCGATGACCGGCCCCGGCTGGAGAAACTTGCCCGGAAACTGCAGATTGCCGACCGGGTGCTTTTCACCGGATTCGTCAGCGAGGCGGAGAAAATCAGCTGGTATCAGCGCAGCGCCGTGCTGGCAGAAAACTCAATTAAGGAAGGCTGGGGCCTGATTGTTCTGGAAGCCAATGCCTGCGGCACGCCGGTAGTTGTTGCCCGTTCACCCGGACTGGTTGACTCCTCCCGCGACGGGGTTAATGGTCTGTTTTATGAATACGGCAATATCAATGAGCTGGCGGAAAAGCTTGAACTGCTTCTGACCGACGCTGAACTGCGCCGGCGACTGGGGAAGCAGGCAATTGAATGGTCGCATCAGTGGACATGGGACGGAACGGCGGATAAAATTAACGAATTAATTGAACGGACCTTATATGACCGATAA
- a CDS encoding PrsW family glutamic-type intramembrane protease has translation MSFWLLLLAILPGIALLLFFYFRDRYKKEPLWPIFLAFVLGAFVTLPASASSSFLQRLSGWLSPGAGIMQIFLGTFLIVGLVEEGWKFFVVRFYCYHRPEFDEPYDGIMYSTAVALGFATLENILYVFSPGMLGGLRIGIMRAFMAVPSHAFYGVLMGFFLGEAKFARSAGDANRLGLVGLLLAVAAHGVYDFIVIVLPRRPLLTGSLIVFSVLAWVVFFEATRRQAEKSAHRAPELVRLAQQERGSDENHTGHNRAQ, from the coding sequence GTGAGCTTCTGGCTGTTGCTGCTGGCAATCTTACCCGGGATCGCCCTGCTGCTTTTCTTCTACTTCCGGGATCGCTACAAGAAGGAACCGCTCTGGCCCATCTTTCTTGCCTTTGTTTTAGGGGCGTTTGTGACCCTGCCCGCCTCGGCCAGCTCCTCATTTCTCCAGCGGTTGAGCGGCTGGCTGAGTCCGGGCGCGGGTATTATGCAGATATTCCTGGGCACCTTTTTAATTGTCGGGCTCGTGGAAGAGGGGTGGAAGTTCTTTGTTGTGCGTTTCTACTGCTACCACCGGCCGGAGTTTGACGAACCTTATGACGGGATTATGTATTCCACTGCGGTTGCGCTCGGCTTTGCCACACTGGAAAATATTCTTTATGTCTTCAGCCCGGGGATGCTCGGGGGACTGCGGATCGGCATTATGCGGGCGTTCATGGCGGTGCCCAGTCATGCATTTTACGGGGTTTTGATGGGCTTCTTTCTGGGCGAAGCGAAGTTTGCCCGCTCGGCCGGAGATGCCAATCGCTTAGGATTAGTCGGTTTGCTGTTGGCGGTTGCTGCTCACGGAGTTTATGACTTTATTGTGATCGTCCTGCCCCGGCGGCCGCTTTTGACCGGCAGCCTGATTGTCTTTTCCGTGCTTGCCTGGGTGGTATTCTTCGAAGCCACCCGGCGCCAGGCGGAGAAGTCAGCACACCGGGCGCCGGAGCTGGTGCGGCTTGCCCAGCAGGAGCGGGGATCAGATGAAAACCATACTGGCCACAACCGGGCGCAGTAA
- a CDS encoding tetratricopeptide repeat protein has translation MPNSSNNPYLSRNHQETSAENQLWEEALNAFYRDDDETALALLLEVLESQPDNLRAAYLTVLCAANLSDEETVEEVCRAVRRYGVRHPYALGCEAVRAMFYANYERAEHLFELALQALPDDIDLCIGLGILCEQMGQEEKCAETYRRVLEYAPDNIRARISLGISYALSGEYLSAFAEYQYAKRLDPSVENPHQHLGRDFYADGLLAEAAQEFLQAIAEEPEQPAAYFFLLDCYRRLGEVDEALDAYQQIRMRFAHEPEVMSQFFEQFRMFNEALPLLERLNKEHPEDLEILLRLCRAYEETGQSAKALNRLEKAVPDDPDAGPLWSELARLYYQTGEYQSAAAAARRAVEFNRYDQEAYGVLADALLMLGRIEEAETTAQEMERIQDEAWQRYQRRFSGLEEEGKD, from the coding sequence ATGCCCAACTCCTCCAATAATCCATATCTGTCACGAAACCATCAGGAAACCTCGGCAGAAAATCAGCTCTGGGAGGAGGCACTGAATGCATTTTACCGAGACGATGATGAAACAGCACTGGCATTACTGCTTGAGGTTCTTGAGAGTCAGCCTGATAACCTGCGGGCTGCATATCTGACGGTGCTGTGCGCTGCCAATCTGAGCGATGAGGAGACGGTGGAAGAGGTATGTCGTGCGGTGCGCCGGTACGGAGTACGGCATCCGTATGCCTTGGGCTGTGAAGCGGTGCGGGCGATGTTCTATGCCAATTATGAACGGGCAGAGCATCTTTTTGAGCTGGCACTGCAGGCGCTGCCCGATGATATTGACCTCTGTATCGGGCTGGGCATTTTGTGCGAGCAGATGGGACAGGAGGAGAAGTGCGCAGAAACCTACCGCCGGGTCCTGGAGTATGCGCCCGACAACATCCGCGCCCGGATCTCGCTGGGTATAAGCTATGCCCTGAGCGGCGAGTACCTTTCCGCCTTTGCCGAGTATCAGTATGCGAAACGGCTGGACCCGAGCGTGGAAAATCCCCACCAGCATCTCGGGAGAGATTTCTATGCAGACGGACTGCTGGCCGAGGCGGCACAGGAGTTTCTGCAGGCAATTGCCGAAGAACCGGAACAGCCGGCAGCTTATTTCTTTCTGTTGGACTGTTACCGGCGACTGGGCGAGGTAGATGAAGCCCTTGATGCCTATCAGCAGATCCGGATGCGGTTCGCTCACGAGCCCGAAGTCATGAGCCAGTTCTTTGAGCAGTTCCGGATGTTTAATGAGGCATTGCCACTCCTCGAGCGGCTGAATAAAGAGCACCCGGAGGATCTGGAAATTTTGCTCCGGCTCTGTCGCGCCTATGAGGAGACCGGTCAGTCTGCAAAGGCGCTCAACCGGCTTGAGAAGGCAGTTCCGGACGACCCCGATGCCGGACCGCTCTGGTCTGAGCTTGCCCGACTGTATTATCAGACTGGTGAATATCAGTCGGCGGCAGCAGCAGCAAGAAGGGCGGTTGAATTCAACCGGTATGACCAGGAAGCCTACGGAGTACTTGCCGATGCCCTGCTGATGCTCGGGAGGATTGAGGAGGCGGAGACCACCGCGCAGGAAATGGAGCGGATTCAGGATGAAGCCTGGCAGCGGTATCAGCGGCGGTTTTCCGGCCTTGAGGAGGAAGGCAAAGATTAA
- a CDS encoding dipeptidase, protein MRRKAKINFRSIHRQAPVVDLHCDSILDHISGRRDITRRTRGHVDLPKLTAGGVKVQVFAIFPDPKKIKAGEYESFVLRAAGAIRKLCQQHPDRLGLALSPSGLKRLVGQDRIAVVIGVEGGHALEGDLERIYRFYRAGVRILTLTWCNSNELADASWDKTRLHNGLSPLGREAVRIMNRLGMIIDLSHAAEASFYQALELSSAPVIASHSGVYALRRHNRNLKNDQLSALAQQGGMMGQVFLPAFLCPDPGRASIDDVIHSIDYVVQKFGPGVIGLGSDFDGFSGRLKGLENAGKLPEITRRLVQLGYTEPDVRKILGLNFFRVWQEVWNRRTVTN, encoded by the coding sequence TTGAGGAGGAAGGCAAAGATTAATTTCCGGTCGATCCACCGCCAGGCACCGGTTGTTGATCTGCACTGTGATTCGATTTTAGACCACATCTCTGGCCGTCGGGATATTACCCGCAGAACCAGGGGCCATGTTGATCTGCCAAAGCTGACCGCCGGTGGTGTCAAGGTACAGGTCTTTGCCATCTTCCCGGATCCGAAGAAGATCAAAGCCGGAGAGTATGAATCCTTTGTGCTGCGCGCCGCAGGGGCAATCCGGAAATTATGTCAGCAGCATCCGGACCGACTGGGGTTGGCGCTCTCGCCCAGCGGTCTGAAACGGCTCGTCGGTCAGGACAGGATTGCGGTGGTGATCGGAGTTGAAGGAGGGCATGCGCTTGAAGGAGACCTGGAGCGGATTTACCGCTTCTATCGTGCCGGGGTGCGGATACTGACCCTCACCTGGTGCAATTCCAACGAGCTGGCAGATGCGAGCTGGGATAAGACCCGGCTGCATAACGGGCTTTCCCCTCTGGGCAGAGAAGCGGTCCGAATTATGAACCGGCTGGGGATGATAATTGATCTGTCCCATGCCGCAGAAGCCAGCTTCTATCAGGCGCTGGAGCTGAGTTCGGCACCGGTCATCGCTTCCCATTCCGGGGTTTATGCCCTTCGCCGCCACAACCGTAACCTGAAGAACGATCAGCTGAGCGCGCTGGCACAGCAGGGCGGGATGATGGGGCAGGTGTTTCTGCCGGCGTTTCTCTGCCCGGATCCGGGCCGGGCATCAATTGATGATGTTATCCATTCGATCGATTATGTTGTCCAGAAGTTCGGCCCCGGTGTAATCGGCCTGGGTTCGGACTTTGACGGGTTTTCCGGCAGGCTGAAAGGGCTGGAAAATGCGGGCAAACTGCCGGAAATTACCCGCAGGCTGGTGCAATTGGGCTATACTGAACCGGATGTCAGAAAAATTTTAGGGCTGAACTTTTTCCGGGTGTGGCAGGAGGTGTGGAACAGGAGAACAGTTACCAATTGA